One window of the Cataglyphis hispanica isolate Lineage 1 chromosome 13, ULB_Chis1_1.0, whole genome shotgun sequence genome contains the following:
- the LOC126854109 gene encoding uncharacterized protein LOC126854109, translating to MSDILSIAGEPIFDDRIVKIETHTYNPYANTHTFENSDEIRIPIQQQDLYTLPCESFLYIEGKFESKKPDAEGESSTRLVNNCAAFMFKEIRYELDGVEIDRSRNVAITSTIRNYASLTVERSSILQDAGWDFAAKSHAIDDFNFCIPLSVLLGFCEDYKRVVINARHELILIRAQRSQLSRIARIART from the coding sequence ATGAGCGACATCTTGAGTATCGCCGGAGAACCGATCTTCGACGATCGCATCGTCAAGATCGAGACTCACACGTACAACCCTTACGCCAATACGCACACATTTGAAAATAGCGACGAGATACGAATTCCTATACAACAACAGGATCTGTACACATTACCTTGCGAGAGTTTCCTCTACATCGAGGGCAAATTCGAATCGAAGAAACCGGACGCGGAGGGCGAAAGCTCGACGAGACTGGTGAACAATTGCGCCGCGTTTATGTTCAAAGAGATTCGCTACGAGCTCGATGGGGTGGAGATCGATCGAAGCAGAAACGTCGCAATAACGAGCACGATCAGGAATTACGCGTCATTGACGGTCGAGAGAAGCAGTATATTGCAGGACGCCGGATGGGACTTCGCGGCGAAGAGTCACGCGATCGACGATTTTAACTTTTGCATACCTCTCAGCGTGTTGCTAGGTTTCTGCGAGGATTATAAGCGCGTCGTGATCAACGCGCGACACGAACTTATCTTGATACGAGCGCAACGATCACAATTGTCTCGTATCGCGCGAATCGCACGAACCTAA